Proteins from a genomic interval of Rhodococcoides fascians A25f:
- a CDS encoding DUF7683 domain-containing protein has product MESYNDRTDSIADSYLLLAITGDKIREIMDVDESEYPLEMGPYPVALADVPKFAKYIDGNLRISSDYEYFIGLFTD; this is encoded by the coding sequence TTGGAATCGTACAATGACCGAACCGATTCGATCGCGGACAGCTATCTTCTGCTCGCTATTACGGGAGACAAAATCAGAGAGATAATGGACGTCGACGAAAGTGAATATCCGTTAGAGATGGGACCGTACCCCGTCGCATTGGCCGACGTACCGAAGTTCGCGAAGTACATAGATGGCAATTTGAGAATCAGCTCCGATTATGAATACTTCATCGGCCTGTTCACCGACTGA
- a CDS encoding DUF7683 domain-containing protein, with protein sequence MWYLDAYEKKSELLTKSYPLRGATTRIIKELIEVDEGYGPVEAAMHEVAPAGLAKFAPYIDVEFLIDFDCTYFVGLFAD encoded by the coding sequence ATGTGGTACCTGGACGCGTACGAGAAAAAATCCGAGCTTCTTACCAAGAGCTACCCGCTTCGGGGTGCTACCACCAGGATCATCAAAGAGTTGATCGAAGTAGACGAAGGATACGGACCAGTTGAAGCCGCAATGCATGAGGTCGCGCCCGCGGGCTTGGCAAAGTTCGCGCCATATATCGATGTCGAGTTCTTGATCGACTTCGACTGCACCTACTTCGTAGGCCTCTTCGCGGACTGA
- a CDS encoding glutamine synthetase family protein, whose product MTDSKAVDIDHLTHTLRDRNIAGVTIGWVDNNGIVRSRTVPTAGLTAVARRGVGVTAVFAVFDSHDGITFAHEGLSTPSGDVRLIPVIDNASSVVALSGQPGLVWVHGRQLSADGSPWPYDQRAVLERQVQRASDAGFEVRAGFEIEFALTRESDGLSAHRGPAYSANALRDVDEFVVLLLEALTANGLDIGQIHAEYGGSQLEIALSPLDPLAAADAQVLARQTIHSAAKAHGLRASFAPLPSSSSAGNGWHLHTSLVRDGHNALTGDGEYGLSDTGRAYVAGLVRELSGLTAITAPSSGSLLRRRPGYWAGAFGFWGVENREAAVRLVPATPLLGPEHTNVELKACDASANPYLALAVTIAAGLSGVADSAQLPSPVQEDVGGWDDARRETAGISPLATTHAQQRDNLLSSALVRDVLGEELLGAFVACRDADATWAESHTEDELLESLRWIY is encoded by the coding sequence ATGACGGACTCGAAGGCAGTCGACATCGACCACCTCACCCACACTCTGCGTGACCGCAACATCGCGGGGGTGACCATCGGCTGGGTCGACAACAATGGCATCGTCCGATCACGCACCGTGCCCACCGCAGGATTGACGGCAGTCGCACGGCGTGGAGTAGGAGTTACCGCGGTGTTCGCGGTGTTCGATTCCCACGACGGGATCACGTTCGCCCACGAGGGACTGTCGACGCCGTCCGGCGATGTGCGGTTGATTCCGGTGATCGACAACGCGTCGAGCGTGGTCGCCCTGTCCGGACAGCCAGGGCTTGTCTGGGTACACGGCAGGCAGCTGTCGGCGGACGGCTCTCCCTGGCCCTACGATCAACGTGCTGTTCTCGAGCGGCAGGTTCAGAGGGCGTCCGATGCGGGTTTCGAGGTGCGGGCCGGATTCGAGATCGAGTTCGCCCTGACTCGCGAATCGGACGGGCTCTCGGCTCATCGCGGACCTGCCTACTCGGCGAACGCACTCCGCGACGTCGACGAATTCGTAGTCCTGCTGCTCGAGGCGCTGACTGCGAACGGCCTCGACATCGGTCAGATTCATGCCGAGTACGGCGGCTCCCAGCTGGAGATCGCATTGAGTCCACTCGATCCACTTGCTGCAGCCGATGCGCAAGTTCTCGCGCGGCAGACCATCCACTCAGCGGCGAAAGCTCACGGCCTGCGGGCAAGCTTCGCTCCCCTGCCCTCATCGAGCAGTGCAGGTAACGGGTGGCACCTGCACACGTCACTGGTTCGTGATGGTCACAACGCATTGACCGGGGACGGAGAGTACGGACTGTCCGACACCGGGCGGGCGTACGTCGCGGGCCTCGTTCGAGAACTTTCGGGACTCACTGCCATCACGGCACCGAGTTCGGGTTCGCTGCTGCGTCGTCGACCGGGCTACTGGGCAGGTGCCTTCGGGTTCTGGGGCGTCGAAAACCGTGAGGCTGCAGTGCGACTCGTACCGGCCACACCCCTTCTCGGCCCCGAACACACGAACGTCGAGTTGAAGGCATGCGACGCGTCCGCCAATCCGTATCTGGCACTGGCCGTCACGATCGCGGCCGGCCTGTCGGGAGTCGCGGATTCGGCGCAGTTGCCGTCACCGGTCCAGGAGGACGTGGGAGGTTGGGACGACGCGCGTCGCGAGACCGCGGGGATCTCCCCACTCGCGACCACCCACGCGCAGCAGCGCGACAACCTACTGTCGTCAGCACTGGTCCGAGACGTGTTGGGCGAGGAACTTCTGGGCGCATTCGTTGCCTGCCGGGACGCCGACGCCACGTGGGCGGAGAGCCATACCGAGGACGAACTGCTCGAATCGTTGCGCTGGATCTACTGA
- a CDS encoding DUF6885 family protein yields MLRRFPEASTIVSGLDHVLPQPDQLCGPFSASVALTAVMGDDAPGVTALAVASGSAIWPVEVESTGPPGTPRITDGWDALPRATSIDAAGTTAAGLAEGIETATDHRVAVVPIMGPGTERLRLLLVGLADVHFRFGLVANVHTAELTEFDWNVGHFVTVWGFDPVEDVVAIADTYRELGVPDMPPGCRTVSTDAFASAMSERGLLLIVDSQDHHAAVDLVRSLELRHDVWSV; encoded by the coding sequence ATGCTGCGCCGGTTCCCCGAGGCAAGCACCATTGTCTCGGGGCTCGATCATGTTCTGCCGCAACCGGATCAACTCTGCGGACCGTTCTCGGCATCGGTTGCGCTGACGGCCGTCATGGGCGACGACGCACCGGGCGTGACGGCACTTGCGGTCGCATCAGGGTCCGCGATCTGGCCGGTCGAGGTCGAGTCGACCGGTCCTCCCGGAACCCCTCGAATCACCGACGGGTGGGACGCACTGCCGAGGGCCACATCGATCGACGCAGCCGGGACCACAGCGGCAGGTCTCGCAGAGGGCATCGAGACGGCAACCGACCACCGCGTTGCCGTCGTTCCGATCATGGGGCCCGGTACCGAGCGGCTACGCCTGCTACTCGTCGGCCTTGCCGACGTGCACTTCCGATTCGGCCTGGTGGCGAATGTTCACACCGCGGAACTGACCGAATTCGATTGGAATGTAGGACATTTCGTGACCGTCTGGGGATTCGATCCAGTCGAGGACGTGGTTGCGATCGCCGACACCTATCGGGAACTCGGAGTCCCGGATATGCCACCTGGATGTAGAACCGTCTCCACCGACGCGTTCGCGTCGGCGATGTCCGAGCGTGGCCTGTTGCTGATCGTCGACAGCCAGGATCATCATGCGGCGGTGGATCTGGTCCGCTCTCTCGAGCTACGACACGACGTGTGGTCGGTGTGA
- a CDS encoding type Z 30S ribosomal protein S14, which yields MAKKALVNKANKKPKFAVRAYTRCNRCGRPHSVFRKFGLCRICVREMAHAGELPGVRKSSW from the coding sequence ATGGCGAAGAAGGCATTGGTCAACAAGGCCAACAAGAAGCCGAAGTTCGCGGTGCGTGCATACACTCGCTGCAACCGCTGCGGCCGTCCCCATTCCGTGTTCCGCAAGTTCGGCCTCTGCCGTATCTGCGTGCGCGAAATGGCACACGCCGGAGAGCTTCCCGGAGTTCGCAAGAGCTCCTGGTGA
- the rplE gene encoding 50S ribosomal protein L5, with the protein MTTTENIAGEQPRLKARYRAEIKDALNTEFAYENVMQIPGIVKVVVNMGVGDAARDAKLINGAVADLAAITGQKPEIRKARKSIAQFKLREGMPIGARVTLRGDRMWEFLDRLVSIALPRIRDFRGLSGTQFDGNGNYTFGLNEQSMFHEIDVDKIDRPRGMDITVVTTATNNEEGRALLKHLGFPFKEN; encoded by the coding sequence ATGACTACCACCGAAAACATCGCGGGCGAACAGCCTCGACTCAAGGCGCGCTACCGCGCCGAGATCAAAGACGCCCTGAACACCGAATTTGCATACGAGAACGTCATGCAGATCCCCGGCATCGTCAAGGTCGTCGTCAACATGGGTGTCGGCGACGCCGCCCGTGACGCCAAGCTGATCAACGGTGCAGTTGCCGACCTCGCTGCCATCACCGGCCAGAAGCCGGAGATCCGCAAGGCTCGCAAGTCCATCGCACAGTTCAAGCTGCGCGAAGGAATGCCCATCGGCGCACGCGTCACCCTCCGTGGCGACCGCATGTGGGAGTTCCTCGACCGTCTGGTCTCCATTGCCCTTCCCCGAATCAGGGACTTCCGCGGCCTCTCGGGCACGCAGTTCGACGGCAACGGAAACTACACGTTCGGCCTCAACGAGCAGTCGATGTTCCACGAGATCGACGTGGACAAGATCGATCGTCCGCGCGGCATGGACATCACCGTAGTAACCACCGCAACCAACAACGAAGAAGGCCGCGCGCTGCTCAAGCACCTCGGCTTCCCGTTCAAGGAGAACTGA
- the rplX gene encoding 50S ribosomal protein L24, with amino-acid sequence MKVHKGDTVLVIAGKDKGAKGKVIQAYPADSKVLVEGVNRIKKHTAVSANQRGASSGGIVTQEAPIHVSNVAVVDSDGNPTRVGYRTDEESGKRVRVSRKNGKDI; translated from the coding sequence ATGAAGGTGCACAAGGGCGACACCGTTCTCGTGATCGCAGGCAAGGACAAGGGTGCCAAGGGCAAGGTCATTCAGGCCTACCCCGCTGACTCCAAGGTTCTGGTCGAGGGCGTGAACCGCATCAAGAAGCACACCGCGGTCTCCGCCAACCAGCGCGGCGCATCCTCGGGTGGCATCGTCACTCAGGAAGCCCCGATCCACGTATCGAACGTCGCAGTGGTCGACTCGGACGGAAACCCCACCCGCGTGGGCTACCGGACCGATGAGGAATCCGGCAAGCGCGTTCGTGTTTCCCGCAAGAACGGGAAGGACATCTGA
- the rplN gene encoding 50S ribosomal protein L14 has protein sequence MIQQESRVRVADNTGAKEILCIRVLGGSSRRYAGIGDIIVATVKDAIPGGNIKKGEVVKAVIVRTVKERRRPDGSYIRFDENAAVLIKPDNDPRGTRIFGPVGRELREKKFMKIVSLAPEVL, from the coding sequence GTGATTCAGCAGGAGTCGCGAGTACGCGTCGCTGATAACACGGGCGCAAAGGAAATCCTTTGCATCCGCGTTCTCGGTGGCTCGTCACGTCGCTACGCCGGAATCGGCGACATCATCGTAGCTACGGTGAAAGACGCCATCCCCGGTGGAAACATCAAGAAGGGTGAGGTCGTCAAGGCCGTCATCGTCCGCACCGTCAAGGAGCGCCGTCGTCCGGATGGCTCGTACATCCGCTTCGACGAGAACGCTGCTGTGCTGATCAAGCCGGACAACGATCCCCGTGGAACCCGTATCTTCGGCCCGGTCGGCCGCGAGCTGCGTGAGAAGAAGTTCATGAAGATCGTCTCGCTCGCCCCGGAGGTGCTGTAA